The Flaviramulus sp. BrNp1-15 genome includes the window CTTAATTTAATAATGTGATGAAAAAGGGAATACTTTTAAAGTATTCCCTTTTTTGTTAGTAATTTCTTGACGCTTAGTCTTTTTGTTTTTCAAGTTTTAAACCAAACGATAAATCTCCTGCATCACCTAGCCCCGGAACTATGTAAGATTTATGGTTTAATTCATCATCAATTGTAGCAATCCAAAGTTGAGTGTTTTTGGGAAAAACGGCGTTTACATAATCTACACCAGGTTTAGAACCTATTACCGATACTATATGAATTTCTTTAGGTTTTCCGTGCTTCTTTAAAGCATTGTAAACATTTTCTAATGTTTTACCTGAAGCTAACATGGGGTCTATAAGTATAAGTATTTTATCATCTAAATTTGGAGCTGCCAGATATTCAACAACTATATTTAAAACATCATCGTTACTGTTATGATTAGAAAAATGCTGTCGGTAAGCCGAAATAAATCCATTTTCAGAATCATCAAAAAAATTGAGCATGCCTTGGTGTAGCGGTAAACCTGCTCTTAAAACAGAACAAAGTACTAACTTATCTTTCGGTAAATTTACATTTTTTGTTCCCAGCGGTGTTGTAATAGTTTTATTCTTGTAAGCTAAAGTTTTACTTAATTCGTAACCTATAATTTCTCCAGTACGTTCTATATTCTTTCTAAAACGCATCATATCTCTTTGAATAGTAACATCTCTTAATTCGGCTATAAACCGATTTAAAACAGAGTTTTTATTACTAAAATCGTGTACAATCATGTTTTACTATATTTCTATACCTTTTAATAATTTGTTCCAATATAAATAGGGGAGAATGTATTTTTTTAACACCCATAGCCGCCAATGTTCTTGTGAAGAATCTTTAATAAAAAGTCTTTTCATTAACTTAGGGTCTGGAGTAAAATTTTTGTCATAATCAAACTCTGCCAATACCATTTTGCCATAACCAGTAATAAATGGGCAAGAAGAATATCCGTTGTAAGTTTTGTTACTTAATTTTTTTAATTCAATCAAATTGATGAGGTTATAAACCACTACAGGCGCTTGTTTGCGTATTGCAGCACCTGTTTTAGAAGTTGGTAAATTACTAACATCACCAAGACTAAAAATGTTCGGGTATTTTCTGTGTTGTAATGTATATGGATCTATATCAACCCATTTACTATTATCTACTAGTGGTGAGTTTTTTATAAAATCTGGAGCTGTATTAGGAGGTACTAAATGGAGCATATCATATTTAATACCTACTAATTTATCTTTATCATGAAGCTCAACTTCTGTTGGGTTCATTTCTTTAAAACCTTCGGTAACTTTAAACCAAGCAATTTGATTTTTACTGTCTATTTTTTTTAATTCATGCTCAAACTTCACATTAATGCCTCTTCTGTTTACAATCTTTTTAAGTGTTTCAGTTATTTCTGTTACAGAAAAAAGCGCATCTCCAGAGGTTGCAAAAACTACTTTTGTTTTATCTTTTAAATTATGCTTTTTAAAATAATCATCGGCTAAATACATTATTTTTTGTGGTGCACCTCCACATTTGTAAGGTTTTGGTGGTTGCGTAAATAATGCTGTTCCTCCTTTAAAGTTTTTAATAACTTGCCAGGTGTGATTTGGATTTGTATAATTACTACACACCACACCTTTATCTATAGCATTGGGTAAACCCGCTACCAAACTGGTGTCTAATTTCAAACCTGGACAAACAATTAAATAATCATAACTGTAATTTTTAAATGAACCTGTAATAACAATATTATTTTCAGGATCGAAAGAAACTACACTATCTCTTATCCATTTGGCATTTTTAGGTATAACCGATACCATTGGTCGTTTTGTGCGATTGTAATTAAAACTTCCTGCTCCAACTAATGTCCATGCAGGTTGATACCAATGAGTATCTGATGGTTCTATGATTGCCACATCAAGCAACGGACTTTTTTTTAGTAATAAACTAGCAGTCATTATGCCTGCAGTTCCACCACCTACAATTATTATTTGATGATGTGTTTTCATAATATTTATTTTAAAACAATCAGAGCAGTGTAGTTGGCTCTTTGTATGCTGATATTTTAAATTTACCTGTTTCTTTTATGTCCTTCATGCCGCCTTTTATATCAATTAAATTTTCAAAACCCTTAGTTTTTAAAATTGAAGTAAATACCATAGAACGGTAACCACTTCTGCAATGCACATAATACGTTTTGTTTTTATCCAACTTTTTAATACTATCTTTAATATAATCTAAAGGTGCATTTATAGCATTTAAAATATGCTCGCTATTATACTCACTAGCTCTACGCACATCTAAAATATTTACTTCTTCTTGTTTTTGTATGGTTGCTAAATCTTCAGCAGAAATAGATGTAATCATTTCTAGATCTTTTCCAGCTTTTTTCCAAGTTTCTATACCGCCTTTTAAGTATCCTAAAGTATTATCAAAACCAATTCTAGCCAGACGTGTAGTTACTTCTTCTTCTAAACCTTTATTAGAAATAAATAAAATAGGTGTTTTAATATCGACAATAGTTGTTCCTACCCAATTAGCAAAACTACCATCTATACCAATGTTATAAGAACCAGGTATGAATCCTTTACAAAATGATTGAGCATCTCTGGTATCAATTATAACAGGGTTTTTCTCTTTAATAGCTTTTTCAAAATCATTTATATTCAATGGGGTAGTTCCTTTTTTAAGTATGTAATCTAAACTTTCGTATCCTTGTATATTCATTAAAACATTTTGAGGGAAGTAACCAGGAGGCGGTGTAAGTCCAGTTAAAATAGCATCAATAAATTCTTCTTTATCCATATCTGCTCTTAAAGCATAATTTGTAATTTTTTGATGCCCTAAAGTATCGGTTGTTTCATCACTCATTTTTTTACCACAAGCGCTTCCTGCACCATGACCAGGATAAACAATAACATCATCTGGTAATGGCATGATCTTATTTCTAAGAGAATCGAATAAATGTGCTGCTAATTTTTCCTGAGTAAGTTCTGCAATTACTTTTTGAGCCAAATCTGGTCTTCCAACATCGCCTATAAATAAAGTATCTCCTGTAAACAATGAGGTTTCTTTACCATTTTCATCTATCATTAAATAGCAACTACTTTCCATAGTGTGTCCTGGAGTATGTAATATCTTAATTTTTGCATTTCCCAGTTTAAATTCTTGCCCGTCTTTACCAACAATAAAATCGAAACCTGTTTTCATAGTTGTAGGCCCATATACAATATCTGCACCTGTTTTTTTTGCCAAATCAATATGACCCGAAACAAAATCTGCATGAAAATGTGTTTCAAAAACATATATAATTTTAGCATTCCTATTTTTTGCCATATCTATATATTGATCGACTTCACGAAGTGGGTCTATAATAGCTGCCTCACCATTACTTTCAATATAATATGCACCTTGGGCTAAACACCCGGTATAAATTTGTTCTACTTTCATGATTTTTTTGAGTTTTTACTAAAATGTTTTCAATGATTAAACCATTTTAAAACTATTTAAATGAAGCAGTTTAAGCAATGATATTTATCAGTTTGAAACTGAGTTGCTTATTTTGATTTTAAATTAAAAATGAAGAGTTTAAATGTTTACCTGCAAGTTGTTATTAGCTTCTTTTAAAAGTCTCACCACTTCATCATCACTAACCTGATTGAAGTTATTATAAAACTGACCAACGGCATGAAAATTTGAAGGTTTTAATAAGCAAATAGTTTCGTTTACATATGGCAGTTTTTTTATTTTTTCAATGGCAGAAGGAGAACCAACAGGTAGAGCCACAACAATATGAGATGGTTTTTGTTTTTCAATGAGTTTAATACTTGAAATTAAAGTATGCCCAGTGGCAACACCATCGTCTACCAAAATTACTATTTTGTTTTTAAGGTTTAAAGGCTTTTTGGTGCCATAATATCTATTATGTCTCTCTTTTAAAAGCGTTCTGATTTTATAAGTTTCTTCATTTAAATACTCTTTAGAAACTAGATTAGCATCATCGCTTAAAATACTATCACTTAGTGTAACTGCACCAATTGCAAACTCTTTATTTATGGGGTGACCTATTTTTTTAGAAAGCACCAATTCTAATGGTAAATGTAATTGCTTTGCAATAGTATTTCCAATAGGGAGTCCGCCTCTAGGAATAGTTATAATGACTGCATTTTTATTATCGCTGTAATTTTTTAATTCTTCGGCGAGTAATAAACCTGCATCTATTCTGTCGTTAAACATGATTTTGTTTTTTTAATTCAAATAAGAGTTAAACCAATTTGCTGAGTATAGAGCTACTTTATCTAAAGCTCCATATTCTTCAAATAAATGTGATGCGCCTTCAACAATTTTTATTTCGCAAATACCTTTAATTTTGTTTTTTGCCTTTTTATTAAGCTCTATAACTACATCATCATTTCCCCCTACAATTAATAGCGTTGGTATTTGTATTTTATTTAAAACTGGTATAGCTAAATCTGGTCTACCACCTCTAGACACAATAGCTTTTATTTTTGTTCCTAGTGTAGCTGCTGCTGTTAGGGCAGAAGCAGCACCTGTACTTGCGCCAAAGTAACCTATTGGTAAATGTTTTGTACTTTTATTTTTACCAATCCATAATGTAGCTTGTAAAAGTCTTTTTGAAAGAAGTTCTATATCAAATCTGTTTTCATAAATAGTATCTTCTTGTGGAGTTAATAAATCGAATAACAGGCTCGAAAATCCTTGAGTGAATAAAAAATCGGCTACATGATTGTTTCTTGAGCTTAATCTGCTACTACCGCTACCATGAGAAAATAATATAATGCCTTTACTTTTTTCAGATAAACGTAAGTTTCCTTTTAAATGAATATTACCAATTGGTATTTCAATTTCTTTGTATGTGATTGTTGCTTCCATAATTACAAAAGGATAATTAAATTCATATTAATAACTAACCGACATGCATACCACCATCAATTACTTGCATAGAACCAGTAATATATTTACTAGAATCAGAAGCCAAAAACAGTACTAATTGTGCTATTTCTTCAGGTTCTGCATAACGTTTAAAAAGGACGTCGGCTTCAAATCCTTTTTGTACTTCTTTTGCATGTCCTGGTGAAATACTTTCTTCTATTGACCGCATCATTCTGGTATTTACAGGTCCAGGATGAATGGTATTTACTCTAATTTTATGATTAGCAAATTCTATGGCTGCTACTCTCATTATACCAACAACAGCATGCTTGCTTGCTACATAGGGGCCAAGTCCAGAAAACCCTTTTATACCAGCTACAGATGACGTAATTATTACGCTTCCACCATCTTTCATTTTTGGAATAACATGTTGACAACCCAACCAGACTCCTTTTATATTTGTGGCAATAACTCTATCGAACTCAGTTTCTGAATAGTCTTTAATAGGCTTTACATCGCCTTCTATACCGGCATTGTTAAAAAAAACATCAATTTGTCCAAACTTTGCTAATGTTTCTTTTATGTATTTTTTAGTATCTTCTGTTTTAGCAACATCTGCTGCACAGTAAGCTAAATTTTCATTATTTAATTCTTTTAAAACTTTTTTTAGCTTTTCTTCACTTCTACTAACTAACATAACTTTAGCACCTTCTGATAAGAATAGTTTTGCTGTAGCCTTACCAATTCCTCCAGAACCTCCTGTAATAATTGCAACTTTGTCTTGTAAAGTTTTCATAATTTCATTTTTATTTTATGCTAAAACATAACATTCTGGTAAATCATAGATTTAAGGTTTTTAGGCAATTCTGTTCTTATATCTTCTAGTTCTCCCAGAGATACGTATCTGCGCAACATTATAAAAGTGGTTGCTATGTAATTTTCTGCAAGTTCGTCCGATCCAAAATCATGAATAGATGTAACGCCATCATATTTTCTTATTAAATCAATAAACTCGGTCATTGTTTTAATTTTTTCTTTTTTATGAATAGTCCATCCGTTAACATAAACAGCCTTTAAAAACATTGGGAATTGTGCAATAAGCTGTAACGATTCTTGAGTGGATATAACATCTCTTAAGGCATGTAAGATTGCAGAAAGTATACGACCTGCTTTCTCTCTATCATCGCCTAGGTTCATTTCTTTAGTATACTTCTTTAAAAAAGTATTCGCCTCTTTTGCAAATTGATTAAAGTTAAGTGCCATAATAGTTTGCTTTTTTTTTGTTTATGTATAAATATGCAAACAGATTTGGTTTTAGTAAATGATATATATCAGTGTAAACCAATTTTCAATCTGATAAATATCATTGTTTCTACAGGGTTTAGTATTTAATTTTAGACAAATA containing:
- a CDS encoding dienelactone hydrolase family protein; its protein translation is MEATITYKEIEIPIGNIHLKGNLRLSEKSKGIILFSHGSGSSRLSSRNNHVADFLFTQGFSSLLFDLLTPQEDTIYENRFDIELLSKRLLQATLWIGKNKSTKHLPIGYFGASTGAASALTAAATLGTKIKAIVSRGGRPDLAIPVLNKIQIPTLLIVGGNDDVVIELNKKAKNKIKGICEIKIVEGASHLFEEYGALDKVALYSANWFNSYLN
- a CDS encoding rhodanese-like domain-containing protein gives rise to the protein MKVEQIYTGCLAQGAYYIESNGEAAIIDPLREVDQYIDMAKNRNAKIIYVFETHFHADFVSGHIDLAKKTGADIVYGPTTMKTGFDFIVGKDGQEFKLGNAKIKILHTPGHTMESSCYLMIDENGKETSLFTGDTLFIGDVGRPDLAQKVIAELTQEKLAAHLFDSLRNKIMPLPDDVIVYPGHGAGSACGKKMSDETTDTLGHQKITNYALRADMDKEEFIDAILTGLTPPPGYFPQNVLMNIQGYESLDYILKKGTTPLNINDFEKAIKEKNPVIIDTRDAQSFCKGFIPGSYNIGIDGSFANWVGTTIVDIKTPILFISNKGLEEEVTTRLARIGFDNTLGYLKGGIETWKKAGKDLEMITSISAEDLATIQKQEEVNILDVRRASEYNSEHILNAINAPLDYIKDSIKKLDKNKTYYVHCRSGYRSMVFTSILKTKGFENLIDIKGGMKDIKETGKFKISAYKEPTTLL
- a CDS encoding phosphoribosyltransferase; this translates as MFNDRIDAGLLLAEELKNYSDNKNAVIITIPRGGLPIGNTIAKQLHLPLELVLSKKIGHPINKEFAIGAVTLSDSILSDDANLVSKEYLNEETYKIRTLLKERHNRYYGTKKPLNLKNKIVILVDDGVATGHTLISSIKLIEKQKPSHIVVALPVGSPSAIEKIKKLPYVNETICLLKPSNFHAVGQFYNNFNQVSDDEVVRLLKEANNNLQVNI
- a CDS encoding DUF2267 domain-containing protein — protein: MALNFNQFAKEANTFLKKYTKEMNLGDDREKAGRILSAILHALRDVISTQESLQLIAQFPMFLKAVYVNGWTIHKKEKIKTMTEFIDLIRKYDGVTSIHDFGSDELAENYIATTFIMLRRYVSLGELEDIRTELPKNLKSMIYQNVMF
- a CDS encoding FAD/NAD(P)-binding oxidoreductase codes for the protein MKTHHQIIIVGGGTAGIMTASLLLKKSPLLDVAIIEPSDTHWYQPAWTLVGAGSFNYNRTKRPMVSVIPKNAKWIRDSVVSFDPENNIVITGSFKNYSYDYLIVCPGLKLDTSLVAGLPNAIDKGVVCSNYTNPNHTWQVIKNFKGGTALFTQPPKPYKCGGAPQKIMYLADDYFKKHNLKDKTKVVFATSGDALFSVTEITETLKKIVNRRGINVKFEHELKKIDSKNQIAWFKVTEGFKEMNPTEVELHDKDKLVGIKYDMLHLVPPNTAPDFIKNSPLVDNSKWVDIDPYTLQHRKYPNIFSLGDVSNLPTSKTGAAIRKQAPVVVYNLINLIELKKLSNKTYNGYSSCPFITGYGKMVLAEFDYDKNFTPDPKLMKRLFIKDSSQEHWRLWVLKKYILPYLYWNKLLKGIEI
- the upp gene encoding uracil phosphoribosyltransferase; this encodes MIVHDFSNKNSVLNRFIAELRDVTIQRDMMRFRKNIERTGEIIGYELSKTLAYKNKTITTPLGTKNVNLPKDKLVLCSVLRAGLPLHQGMLNFFDDSENGFISAYRQHFSNHNSNDDVLNIVVEYLAAPNLDDKILILIDPMLASGKTLENVYNALKKHGKPKEIHIVSVIGSKPGVDYVNAVFPKNTQLWIATIDDELNHKSYIVPGLGDAGDLSFGLKLEKQKD
- a CDS encoding SDR family NAD(P)-dependent oxidoreductase, producing MKTLQDKVAIITGGSGGIGKATAKLFLSEGAKVMLVSRSEEKLKKVLKELNNENLAYCAADVAKTEDTKKYIKETLAKFGQIDVFFNNAGIEGDVKPIKDYSETEFDRVIATNIKGVWLGCQHVIPKMKDGGSVIITSSVAGIKGFSGLGPYVASKHAVVGIMRVAAIEFANHKIRVNTIHPGPVNTRMMRSIEESISPGHAKEVQKGFEADVLFKRYAEPEEIAQLVLFLASDSSKYITGSMQVIDGGMHVG